One genomic segment of Clostridium estertheticum subsp. estertheticum includes these proteins:
- the sigG gene encoding RNA polymerase sporulation sigma factor SigG, with product MIFNKVEICGVNTSKLPKLKEKEMKELLYRIQNGEPECRDVFIEGNLRLVLSVIKRFNNRGENVDDLFQVGCIGLMKSIDNFNLSLNVRFSTYAVPMIIGEIRRYLRDNNSIRVSRSLRDIAYRALQVRDRLVNENNKEPTVEQIAKELELPREDVVFALDAIQDPVSLFQPIYHDGGDEIYVMDQIKDTKNLDDSWLENISIKDGMNKLKDREKLILNLRFFDGKTQMEVADEIGISQAQVSRLEKTALKHMKKYV from the coding sequence ATGATATTTAATAAAGTAGAGATATGTGGGGTAAATACTTCAAAATTACCAAAATTAAAAGAAAAAGAAATGAAGGAGTTATTGTACAGGATACAAAATGGCGAGCCTGAGTGTAGAGATGTATTTATTGAAGGAAATTTAAGATTGGTTTTAAGTGTAATAAAGCGTTTTAATAATCGAGGAGAAAATGTAGATGATCTATTTCAAGTTGGATGTATTGGTTTAATGAAATCTATTGATAATTTTAATTTAAGTCTAAATGTTAGGTTTTCAACATATGCGGTTCCTATGATTATAGGAGAAATAAGAAGATACTTAAGAGATAATAACTCTATAAGAGTTAGTAGGTCACTTCGGGATATTGCATACAGAGCATTACAAGTTAGGGACAGATTGGTAAATGAGAACAATAAAGAGCCTACTGTAGAACAAATTGCAAAGGAGTTAGAATTACCAAGGGAGGATGTGGTATTTGCTTTAGATGCTATACAAGACCCTGTATCTTTGTTTCAACCAATATACCATGATGGTGGAGATGAAATTTATGTAATGGATCAAATAAAAGACACTAAAAACTTAGATGATAGTTGGCTTGAAAACATATCAATTAAGGATGGAATGAACAAATTAAAAGATAGAGAAAAATTAATATTAAATTTAAGATTTTTTGATGGAAAAACCCAAATGGAAGTAGCTGATGAAATAGGTATTTCTCAAGCACAAGTGTCAAGACTAGAAAAGACTGCATTAAAACATATGAAAAAGTATGTATAG
- a CDS encoding DUF6440 family protein, with amino-acid sequence MFNNNESQNKIPKTIYDHEYEISVRCKAIKNTGLITNYFINIEGCKGGITVLLDKNGNSMLSQIKL; translated from the coding sequence ATGTTTAATAATAATGAGAGTCAAAATAAAATCCCTAAAACAATATATGATCATGAATATGAAATATCCGTACGTTGCAAAGCAATAAAAAATACAGGTTTAATAACAAATTATTTTATAAATATAGAAGGTTGTAAAGGAGGCATTACTGTATTGTTAGATAAAAACGGTAACTCTATGTTATCGCAAATTAAATTATAA
- a CDS encoding CD1375 family protein, producing MSNILVKTLFKILLNNYLINKKSSKKYNFNRCFIYNGQSINSERKDKMVDMYYRLVKAGLRTIQKVPDQFRDDVMTNLTTLTLDKKGKSIPTRNINSK from the coding sequence ATGAGTAATATACTAGTGAAAACGTTATTTAAAATACTTTTAAATAACTATCTAATTAATAAAAAATCAAGTAAAAAATATAACTTTAATAGATGTTTTATATACAATGGCCAAAGTATTAATAGTGAAAGGAAGGATAAAATGGTTGACATGTATTACAGGCTTGTGAAAGCAGGATTAAGAACAATTCAGAAAGTACCGGATCAGTTTAGAGATGATGTTATGACAAATTTGACGACACTAACATTAGACAAAAAAGGCAAGTCGATACCAACGAGAAATATAAATAGCAAATAG
- a CDS encoding HelD family protein, with the protein MGNYKLINKEEALYLDNTLNFLKKELKKDEYDINFRKRDLITSRRDMWQESAHSSNDFDKIPEMLQHLSEVDSQNYNYEKTLKRIKKYTQILNSPYFGRFDFKEDGYDDTDKIYIGLYNLIDKDTSSILIYDWRSPISSMFYQCEIGKGSYNAPFSVISGDIIMKRQYKIKDSKLQYFFDSSVTINDEILQEVLSHNSSSTMKNIVETIQKQQDIIIRDTENELLIVQGVAGSGKTSIALHRIAYLLYVGMGSKIHSNNIIIISPSSVFSKYISGVLPELGEDNVEETTFDNIVVDFLDNRFIFESRKEQLESLIINNNQTINIKMESTKFKGSKTFVIILDRLIYYYEHNLTNFEDLYYDGKIIETKQQLNNLFLNGKMDMPISKRLKRIESMILNKIHPLRKARLQKIQKIVLNSTNHQLEIKSFSRLMAIKEAKVLMSHIHKYTQVDYSNLYKLLFNKTGLFFKLSKGLELPKEIKQMLLKTAENLHKGRINYEDCAPLLYIKLKLNGNREFSDIQQVVIDEAQDYYPLQYEVFNLLFARAKFTILGDFNQTLEKHGNKFIYADLENILNKKKSLKLSMNKSFRSSIEINSFTQKILNNKEEFVSFDRHEDEPIIVFKDNEKSIYEAIILDIHKYESLGYESIAVICKTQQEALIIEKELISLDNIKLLNIDDTEIIKGTVVIPSYISKGLEFDVVLVFNVSKNNYNSEFDRNLLYVACTRALHQLVIYYTGEKSDFF; encoded by the coding sequence ATGGGTAATTATAAACTAATCAACAAAGAGGAAGCACTATATCTTGATAATACACTTAACTTTCTAAAAAAAGAACTTAAGAAAGATGAATATGATATAAACTTTAGAAAAAGAGACCTCATTACTTCAAGAAGAGATATGTGGCAAGAATCTGCTCATTCTTCAAATGATTTTGATAAAATTCCAGAGATGCTTCAACATCTTTCAGAAGTTGATAGTCAAAATTATAACTACGAAAAAACACTTAAACGTATAAAAAAATATACACAGATTTTAAACTCACCGTATTTTGGAAGATTTGATTTTAAAGAAGATGGTTATGATGATACAGATAAAATTTATATTGGTCTTTATAATTTAATAGATAAAGATACCAGTTCAATTTTAATATATGATTGGCGCTCACCTATTTCAAGTATGTTTTATCAATGTGAAATCGGCAAAGGCTCATATAATGCACCATTCTCAGTGATTTCAGGTGATATTATTATGAAGAGACAATATAAAATTAAGGACTCCAAACTTCAATATTTTTTTGATAGTAGTGTAACAATTAATGATGAGATTCTGCAAGAAGTTTTGAGCCATAATTCTTCATCGACAATGAAAAATATAGTTGAAACCATCCAAAAGCAGCAGGATATAATTATTCGCGATACTGAAAATGAACTTTTAATTGTGCAAGGCGTTGCTGGAAGTGGTAAAACTTCTATAGCACTACATAGAATTGCATATTTGCTTTATGTTGGTATGGGATCAAAAATACATTCTAATAATATTATTATAATTTCTCCAAGTTCCGTATTTAGTAAATATATTTCTGGGGTTTTACCAGAACTCGGAGAGGATAACGTAGAAGAAACTACTTTTGACAATATTGTAGTTGATTTCTTAGATAATAGATTTATATTTGAAAGTAGGAAAGAGCAACTTGAATCTTTGATTATTAATAATAATCAAACCATAAATATAAAAATGGAAAGCACTAAATTTAAAGGCTCAAAAACTTTTGTTATAATTTTAGATAGACTAATTTATTATTATGAACATAATTTGACTAATTTTGAAGACTTATATTATGATGGCAAAATTATTGAAACAAAGCAGCAGCTAAATAATCTTTTCTTAAACGGTAAAATGGATATGCCAATATCAAAAAGACTTAAAAGAATTGAAAGTATGATTCTTAATAAAATTCACCCTTTAAGAAAAGCAAGGCTTCAAAAGATTCAAAAGATTGTTCTAAATAGTACTAACCACCAGTTAGAAATAAAATCTTTTAGCAGATTAATGGCAATTAAAGAAGCTAAAGTATTAATGAGTCATATTCACAAGTATACGCAGGTTGATTATTCAAACTTGTACAAATTACTTTTCAATAAAACCGGACTTTTTTTTAAACTTTCCAAAGGGTTAGAGCTACCAAAAGAAATTAAACAAATGTTATTAAAAACCGCTGAGAATCTCCATAAAGGCCGTATTAATTATGAGGATTGTGCACCTCTTTTATATATTAAACTTAAGCTTAATGGTAATCGGGAATTTTCAGATATACAGCAGGTTGTTATTGATGAGGCTCAAGATTATTATCCCCTTCAATACGAAGTTTTTAATCTTCTATTTGCTAGAGCTAAATTTACAATATTAGGTGACTTTAATCAAACTCTTGAAAAGCATGGTAATAAATTTATTTATGCTGATCTAGAAAACATTCTTAATAAGAAAAAAAGTCTAAAACTTTCCATGAATAAAAGCTTTAGATCCTCAATTGAAATTAATTCATTTACTCAAAAAATATTAAATAACAAAGAAGAGTTTGTTTCCTTTGATAGGCATGAAGATGAACCAATAATTGTATTCAAAGATAATGAGAAGTCTATTTATGAAGCTATCATACTAGATATTCACAAATACGAAAGCCTTGGTTATGAATCTATTGCAGTTATTTGTAAAACGCAGCAAGAAGCACTAATAATTGAAAAAGAATTAATTAGTTTAGATAACATTAAATTATTAAATATAGATGACACTGAAATTATAAAGGGCACCGTAGTTATTCCGTCCTATATATCAAAAGGTCTAGAATTTGATGTAGTACTAGTTTTCAATGTTTCAAAAAATAATTATAATAGTGAATTCGATAGGAATCTTTTATATGTTGCTTGCACAAGAGCACTCCATCAACTTGTTATTTATTATACCGGAGAAAAAAGCGATTTTTTTTAA